One uncultured Draconibacterium sp. genomic window, TAAAAGCCGCAAAAGGAGAGGAGAAAACACGCTCACCATTTGAAGTTTCGGCTCCGTTAAGCCAGGTTTTCTGTTTGGGTACTATTGCTCAACGTTTGAACACTAAAATTGAATTCGATCGTAAAACCAAAACAATTACCAATAATAAAGTGGCAAACGATTTATTGGTTGGAACTCCTCCACGAAAAGGTTGGGAAGAGTTTTATAAATTGTAGAAACGATTTTATTTATAAGTTTATAAACTCTCTGGTAGTAATAATCAGGGAGTTTTTTATTTTTACTATTTCTTACTAAACAGATCAATAATTCATGTCGGATCCTATCATTTTTAGCGATACATTTTTAGCCATGGGGGCACCATGTGACGTAGTTTTACCAAATGTTGAAGAATCGTTTGCCAAAAAGGTTTTTCAGCAAATAAAAAACGAGGTCGAACAAATTGAAAATGCCATTAGCCGCTTTAGTGCCGTATCATCTATTTGGGAAATTAATGCAACACCTGCTAATACATGGGTTTCGGTATCGGATGAGTTGTGGGAGATTCTTTCCATTTGCTCCGATTTTTATGAAATGAGTAACGGAGCCTTCGATGTAACAATAGCTCCGCTTTCTTTGCTTTGGAAAGAAAATGAATTACCAACTGAGGCAGAGATCGGGCAAGCATTGAAAAAATGTGGATTTGATAAATTGGAGCTGGATTTAGAAAAACATCAGCTAAAGTTTACCGAAGAAGGAATGGAACTTGATTTTGGTAGCATCGAAAAAGGATTTGTTCTGGATCTGTTAAAGCCCATGTTGTTTGATTTGGGTATAAGCAATGCCATAATCAGTTTTCAGGAAGACGTTGTCCTTGCTGCCGGAACTCATCCTAGTGGAGAATCATGGCCACTTGGAATTCGAAACCTTCGCAATCCGGTAGAATTTAATCATGTTTTTGCTGTAAGCGATCAAATGGTAACCACTGCCGGTACTGTGTTTATTCGTGATGACGGCGAGGGAATTAAAAAACGACAGATTATTAGTCCTGCTGATGGATGGCTGATTGATGGCGATAAAACCGTTTCAGTAAAAGCCGATTCGGCAACAATGGCTCAGTTTATTTCTCATATCTGGCTGATTTTACCAGAGGAGGATAAATCGATTTTATCTGATCAATTTAAAAATATAGAAATACTGGAAGTAGAGTATTTGGATGATGATATTCGAACCCGGCTTTCGATATTGGAAGGGGAATAACTATGAAACTAAAACTTATAAGCGGAATTTTTTTGTTGATGTCGTTTGCATGGGTAAGTCCTGCTCAACTTACCATGAAAAAACGTGAGGGTGGTATTTTGATTGTGGACGGGAAGGAGAATGTTCTTATGTATCAAACTGCGCCCAAAAGCAAAGATGGCAGGTTTTCCCGATCGAACTACATTCATCCCTTGTATGGGCTGAATGGACAAATATTAACCGAAGATTTTCCGGCTGATCATTTGCATCATCGGGGTGTTTTTTGGGCCTGGCATCAGGTTTGGATTGGCGACAAACAAATTGGCGATCCCTGGGAATTGGTAGATTTTGAACAGGATGTGGTGGAACTTGAATTTATGAAAGGTGCTTCCGAATCGGTAGAGATTCGCACTGAGGTGGATTGGAAATCACGCCAATGGAGGTTGGATGGCAGGATTGTTCCCTATTTGAAAGAGCACGCGAAAATTACCGTTCATCCATCAACAGGCACTTATCGAAAAATTGATTTCGAAATTAGTCTTTTGGCATTGGTTGATGATTTAAAAATTGGTGGTTCGAATGATGCCAAAGGATACAGTGGTTTTTCTGTGCGGATGAAATTACCCGACGATGTTAAATTCTCCGGAAAAAACGGCGAAGTAGTTCCTGAGGTTACGGCCGTAAAATCGGATGGTTTTGTAAATGTATCCGGAACCATTGGTCAGTTTAAAGGGAAAGGCGGAATTGTTATCGTTGATAATCCCGGGAATCCCGGTTATCCGCAATCCTGGATATTAAGAGATAAAAACAGTATGCAAAATGCTGTTTACCCCGGAAATAAACTGGTTCCCTTATCAACTACCGAACCTCTGGTTTTAAAATACTCGTTGCTGGTGTACACCGGAAAAATGAGCAGTAACAAAATTGAAAAAATTATTCAGAGAGAATACTAATGAACTGTTGAACACAACTGAGTAAATAGAAAGAATTGAATCAACTATTTTCAATGTTTGCTTTGTAAAACAACATTGATTTAATACCAATTATAACCAAAATGAATACCAATAGAAGAGATTTTATTAAACATTCGGCAATTGCAGCTGCAGCTGTTGGAGTGGCTCCAACCATTCTGAATGCTTGTGCATCGCCTGCCGATAAAGTCACAGTTGCACTTATCGGTTGCCGGTCGATGGGTTTTAACGACCTGAGAAGTTTTTTGCGCGAAGAAAATAATGTGGAATGCGTTGCCTTGTGCGACGTTGATACTAAGGTGCTTGAAGGTAAAGCCGCCGAAGTAGAAACATTAACCGGAATCAGGCCGAAAACATACAAAGATTTTAGGCATGTTTTGGATAACAAAGATGTACAGGCAGTAATAATTGGAACACCCGACCACTGGCACGCCAACATGATGATTTCCGCTTTGCAGGCGGGGAAACACGTATATGTTGAAAAACCAATGGGACACAGCATTGAAGAGTGTAATGCCATGGTTGCAGCACAGGCGAAATATCCCGAATTGTATTGCCAGGTGGGTATGTGGCAACGCAGTTCGAAGCACTGGTTTGAAGCGTCAGATATTGTTAAATCGGGCGAACTTGGCGATGTGCATTTGGTAAAAGCCTGGATTTACAAAGGCTACGATACTCCTTATCCGGCAATGCCAGACTCGGAAGCACCTGACTATGTGGATTACGACATGTGGCTGGGACCGGCGCCCAAAAGAGCTTTTAATTTGAATCGTTTTCATTATAACTTTCGTTGGTGGTACGATTATGCCGGTGGTGCAATGACCGACTGGGGAGTACATTTACTCGATTTTGCTTTGCATGCCATGGATGCTGATATGCCGACATCCATTTCGCCCGGAGGTGGTATTTTTTACCACGAAAAAGGAGCGATTGAAACACCCGATATTCAACAAGCCATCTACGCGTATCCTAAACATACAATGATTTGGGAATGTGGCTTAAACCCGGGAATCGGACCATATCAAAAAGGACATGGAGTAGCTTATGTTGGGCAAAAAGGAACACTGGTTGTTACTCGAAGTGGATACGAAGTAATTCCGGATAAAGATGGCAAGCAACAACCTTATTTTGAAGCAAGGACACAGGCAGAATATGGCGACGGTTTAGACGAACACGTTAAAAATCTGTTGTCGTGCATTCGCGAAGGAGGAACTTTGAATACTCCCGTTGAAATTGGAGCAAAAACGGCCATTGTTTCTGAAATGGGAAATATTGCGTACCGTGCCGGACAGGTTATTCATTGGGACGACTCGAAAAAACAGTTTAACGAGGAGGTTGCCAACAATATGGCAAAACTGAATTACAATCCGGATTGGAAATTACCGACTGTTTAAGAGATTCTTTCACTTCAATTCATTCCGTTCAGAATGACTTTGAATGATGAGATTTATTGCTAGAAGGGGAGTTATTACAGCACTGCTGTAATAACTCCCCTTTATACTTTTCGAACTCTCTGCACTGTCATCCCAACAAAGTGAGAGATCTCAAAAAGATTATGGTATACAAGTGGTTTGAATTGTTCTAAGCAGACTTGATTGAACTTTATTATATCCCAAAAACTTTCATCACATCATCTTTGTACAATTTACCCACGGGTAGTTTTATGTCGTCCACCTCAATAATGTTGCCTTCCAGCGAGAGTATTTCTTTTATGGAAACGATGTAGGATTTATGAATGCGAATGAATTGTTTCTTTGGCAACGATTCTTCCAATTCTTTTAACGACGCCAGAGCAGTTATTCGCTTTTTCTGCGTGTGAAAGGTGACATAGGCCTTTTGTCCTTCGATGTACTTTATGTCGTCGAAATTTATTTTGTAGAATTTGCGGTCGGCCCGAATACTCAGGTACGATTCGGTGTAGGTGGTCTGTACATCTTCGGGTAATTGTGGTTGTATGTTTTTTTCGCTCTTATCGCCGAGTTTGTCAATTACTTTAATTACCGCCTGAAAAAAACGCTCGAAGGAAAAGGGCTTTAATAAATAATCGATGGCACTTAAATTAAAGCCTTCTAAAGCATATTCCTGGTAGGCAGTGGTGAAAATAATTTCAGGTTTCGATTTTAAGCTTTTTACAAATGCAATACCTGTTATATCGGGCATTTGAATATCGATAAAAAGTAAATCTACTTCTCCTTTTTTTATCAGTTCGGTAGCTTTTAAAGGCGAATTAAAATCGCCCAACAATTCCAACTCCGGAATTTTACTGATGTAATTTTTCAGGTATTCGCGAGCCAGACGTTCATCATCAATTACCAAACAATTTATTTTCATTTCGTTTTACTAGATTGGAAAGTAAAGCTTTTCCGGTTTTCTGTTCTTTTTAATCCTCTGTAATTTCTTGCTTTTTGTACCATCAAAAACGTACCACCAAGATACAAACTATATGTTCAGCTTCAAATTAACGCTAAACAACTCATCCTGCTCATCTATTTTCAGTTCGTACTGGTTTGGATAAATAATGTCAAGCCGGTGTCGTACGTTTTTAATTCCCATTCCGCTTCCGGGAGCAGGTTTTAAATTCGCCTGAAAACTGTTTTCAATCTGAAAATGAAGTTTGTTGTCACGGCTTTTTATATCAATGCGAACAAAGGCATTTTCATTTTCTTCGATGCGGCTGTATTTAAAGGCATTTTCAATAAATGGAATAAACAACATTGGAGCAATTTCCACTGTTCCTCCGTTTATATCTGTTTTTATGCGAATGTTTTGTATGTATTCCGACTTCATCTGCTGAAATGCCGTAAAGTTTTCAATGTAGGTTAATTCAGCCGAAACGGGCACCCGGTCTTTGTTGCAATCGTAAAAAACATAGCGCAACATTTCCGAAAGTTTTAGAACACTTTCAGGCGCATTTTTCGATTGCATGTAAGTTAAGGAGTAAATATTATTTAAAGCGTTAAAAATAAAATGCGGATTAATCTGGGCTTTCAGAAGTTTTAACTCGGTTTGTAATTTTTCTTCGGTAAGCAATTTTTCGTTGGCTTGTAACTGCGTGGTTTGATTCATTAAACTTATTGATGTGGCTACAAAAAATACAAATCCCAAACTAAAGAAATAGCGGAAAAAATGAAAAAATTCCGGTGGTTTATTTTCGCCTGCAATTCGGTATTCGGTAAGTAAATACTGATCGATGGAAAGAAAAATAACAGCAAGAATAATAATGGTAAGAGAGGATATCAGGAAATATTTCCGCCCTTTTTTATGAAACCTTGGAAATAAAAAAAGGTAGGTAATGTAGTACATTAAACAACTTACAATTGTTTCGTAAGTGGCATTAATTAAGGCAAACTTTGTTCCGTGAAAAAAGTTGGTGGTATTAAAAATAAACAGGAAAAGTGCCGCCCAGGCTACTAATGGTACCCATATTTTTCGTTTTATCTTAATCATTGTTTAGCCTTTCTATTTGAAGTTCTGGCAGAAAAATCAATTTTCTTGTAATCGCACATTTTTAACAAATTTATCCACCCTTTTTTGAATTCCTGAAATTATATAAACGAAAATACAAAATTCAATAACCAACTGGTGGTTTATATAAATCAACGTATTTTTTGTATAAAAAAGGCTTAAATCCGTAATTGGTTCATGATCTCATCAATTTGGTGCATTCTTTTTCATTAGTAATGCGAGTGTTTACATTTTTGTTGTTGAAATTCAGATTGAAAACAAGGAAAACAAATAATCATGAAAAAGAAAATCTTATATGGATTGGTGAGTGTGGTGCTTATTGTAATAGCATTTGGAGTATCGGGTTTTTTAATTAACTCGAAACCCGAACCCCGTAAAGACAATGCAACGCACAATGTAATGTATGTAAAAGCCGAAAAGGTTGAAATGGTGGAAACCGAATCGGAAATGATGTACAGAGGACGTATTATTGCTTTTGATAATGTTTCGCTGGCCGCCGAAGTAAGCGGCAAAATTATGCAAGGTGATGTTCGGTTTAAAGCTGGGCAGAGCTTTAATAAAGGCGATGTTTTAATTAATATTTACAGCGAAGATGTAAAAGCTGCATTAAAATCGGGAAAGAGTAGTTTTTTACAAACCCTTTCAAAAATTTTACCCGATTTAAAAGTCGACTACACTTCTGAATTTGATAAGTGGAATACCTTTTTCAATTTGGTTGGTCCCGAAAAACCACTACCTCGTTTACCCGAAATGAACTCGGATAAGGAGAAAGTATTTTTGGCTGCCAACAATGTTTTGGCAAGTTATTATACCTTGCAACAGCAGGAAATTAATCTGGAGCGTTATACAATCAGAGCACCGTTTTCAGGTATTTTTAAAACAGTTAACAAAGAAATTGGCGCGGTTGCAAATCCCGGAACCGAACTGGCCAACCTTATTCGTTCCGATAAACTCGAGGTAATTGTAGCCGTTTTTCCAAAAGATTTAAAGTGGATTACAAAAGGCGAAAAAGTAGAAATTACAGGCAACAACGGCTTTGTGCAAACTGCAACCGTTTCGCGTATATCCGGCTTTGTGGATGAAGAATCGCAGTCGGTGAATGTGTATCTTACCTATCTTGCGGCGGGCGATAAAACATTTCTTGAAGGCGAATATGTAAACGTTGTTTTTGGAAATACAAAAGTTTCAGGATTTGAAATACCGCGCGAAGCTGTTGTTAACGATAGTTTTGTGTATGAAATTATAGATGGTAAACTTGAGAAAAATCCTGTTCAGATTGTTCGCCGCTTAAACGATACATACATCATTTCGGGAATCGATACTGAAAAGACAATTGTAACAGAGTCGCTGGCTTCCATTCATCCAAATATGGAATACCTGGCCCGGCCATAACATGATTTTGAGTGCCCGTTTACAACAGAATGATTATTCGCTGTTACGGTTATCTCTTCTCAAAATCAACAAAAAATGAAACAAGCATGAAATTGTATTAATGGTTTCAACAACTATTAATTCCGATGGCGATCGGTTCATGTGCGTTTAGTCTTATTTACACAAAACAATCATTTTTAATAAGATGAAAAAGATTTTAGCACAATTTGTAAAATATCCCTTCTACGGGAAAATGGTTATCATTATTTTCCTTCTCATTGGCGGAATTTCTCTGTACAACATGAGAAAAGCAACCTTTCCCTTAATCGAATCTAAAATAATATCGGTTTCGGTTATGTACCCGGGTGCAACTCCAAAAGAAATGGATGAGGGAATCACATCGCTGGTGGAAAACAGTATTCGGGGTATTTCCGGTATTAAGGAGTTTTCGTCGCAGTCGAGAGAAAGTTCGGCAAGTATTACCATTACCGCATTAAATGGCTACGATATGGACGAGCTGCTGGCGGAGGTGAAAAATGCTGTTGACGGAATATCTAATTTCCCTGCAGCTGCCGAGCGTCCCATCGTTTCTAAATCGCGGTCGCGCGATATGGCCATGTTTATGTCGCTTGTCTCCGAATCGAACGATATTCTGGAATTAAACCGGATGGCAAACCTTATTGAGGACGATTTACTGGCCACTGGTAAAATTTCGCAGGTAAGTATTATGGGATTGCCGCGCAACCTCGAACTTGCCATTGAGCTGAACGAAACCCAAATGCGTCGCTACAATCTAACATTTAGCGAAATTCAACAAGCCATTTCCAGTAACAATCTCGATATTTCAGGAGGTACAATTCGCAGTCCACGCGAACAAATAAAGGTAATCAGCCGTCAGCGGTCCATCGATCCTGAAAAGATAAAAGAGATCGTTATC contains:
- a CDS encoding FAD:protein FMN transferase; its protein translation is MSDPIIFSDTFLAMGAPCDVVLPNVEESFAKKVFQQIKNEVEQIENAISRFSAVSSIWEINATPANTWVSVSDELWEILSICSDFYEMSNGAFDVTIAPLSLLWKENELPTEAEIGQALKKCGFDKLELDLEKHQLKFTEEGMELDFGSIEKGFVLDLLKPMLFDLGISNAIISFQEDVVLAAGTHPSGESWPLGIRNLRNPVEFNHVFAVSDQMVTTAGTVFIRDDGEGIKKRQIISPADGWLIDGDKTVSVKADSATMAQFISHIWLILPEEDKSILSDQFKNIEILEVEYLDDDIRTRLSILEGE
- a CDS encoding PmoA family protein, with product MKLKLISGIFLLMSFAWVSPAQLTMKKREGGILIVDGKENVLMYQTAPKSKDGRFSRSNYIHPLYGLNGQILTEDFPADHLHHRGVFWAWHQVWIGDKQIGDPWELVDFEQDVVELEFMKGASESVEIRTEVDWKSRQWRLDGRIVPYLKEHAKITVHPSTGTYRKIDFEISLLALVDDLKIGGSNDAKGYSGFSVRMKLPDDVKFSGKNGEVVPEVTAVKSDGFVNVSGTIGQFKGKGGIVIVDNPGNPGYPQSWILRDKNSMQNAVYPGNKLVPLSTTEPLVLKYSLLVYTGKMSSNKIEKIIQREY
- a CDS encoding Gfo/Idh/MocA family oxidoreductase, with protein sequence MNTNRRDFIKHSAIAAAAVGVAPTILNACASPADKVTVALIGCRSMGFNDLRSFLREENNVECVALCDVDTKVLEGKAAEVETLTGIRPKTYKDFRHVLDNKDVQAVIIGTPDHWHANMMISALQAGKHVYVEKPMGHSIEECNAMVAAQAKYPELYCQVGMWQRSSKHWFEASDIVKSGELGDVHLVKAWIYKGYDTPYPAMPDSEAPDYVDYDMWLGPAPKRAFNLNRFHYNFRWWYDYAGGAMTDWGVHLLDFALHAMDADMPTSISPGGGIFYHEKGAIETPDIQQAIYAYPKHTMIWECGLNPGIGPYQKGHGVAYVGQKGTLVVTRSGYEVIPDKDGKQQPYFEARTQAEYGDGLDEHVKNLLSCIREGGTLNTPVEIGAKTAIVSEMGNIAYRAGQVIHWDDSKKQFNEEVANNMAKLNYNPDWKLPTV
- a CDS encoding LytTR family DNA-binding domain-containing protein produces the protein MKINCLVIDDERLAREYLKNYISKIPELELLGDFNSPLKATELIKKGEVDLLFIDIQMPDITGIAFVKSLKSKPEIIFTTAYQEYALEGFNLSAIDYLLKPFSFERFFQAVIKVIDKLGDKSEKNIQPQLPEDVQTTYTESYLSIRADRKFYKINFDDIKYIEGQKAYVTFHTQKKRITALASLKELEESLPKKQFIRIHKSYIVSIKEILSLEGNIIEVDDIKLPVGKLYKDDVMKVFGI
- a CDS encoding histidine kinase; its protein translation is MIKIKRKIWVPLVAWAALFLFIFNTTNFFHGTKFALINATYETIVSCLMYYITYLFLFPRFHKKGRKYFLISSLTIIILAVIFLSIDQYLLTEYRIAGENKPPEFFHFFRYFFSLGFVFFVATSISLMNQTTQLQANEKLLTEEKLQTELKLLKAQINPHFIFNALNNIYSLTYMQSKNAPESVLKLSEMLRYVFYDCNKDRVPVSAELTYIENFTAFQQMKSEYIQNIRIKTDINGGTVEIAPMLFIPFIENAFKYSRIEENENAFVRIDIKSRDNKLHFQIENSFQANLKPAPGSGMGIKNVRHRLDIIYPNQYELKIDEQDELFSVNLKLNI
- a CDS encoding efflux RND transporter periplasmic adaptor subunit codes for the protein MKKKILYGLVSVVLIVIAFGVSGFLINSKPEPRKDNATHNVMYVKAEKVEMVETESEMMYRGRIIAFDNVSLAAEVSGKIMQGDVRFKAGQSFNKGDVLINIYSEDVKAALKSGKSSFLQTLSKILPDLKVDYTSEFDKWNTFFNLVGPEKPLPRLPEMNSDKEKVFLAANNVLASYYTLQQQEINLERYTIRAPFSGIFKTVNKEIGAVANPGTELANLIRSDKLEVIVAVFPKDLKWITKGEKVEITGNNGFVQTATVSRISGFVDEESQSVNVYLTYLAAGDKTFLEGEYVNVVFGNTKVSGFEIPREAVVNDSFVYEIIDGKLEKNPVQIVRRLNDTYIISGIDTEKTIVTESLASIHPNMEYLARP